A single genomic interval of Ischnura elegans chromosome 3, ioIscEleg1.1, whole genome shotgun sequence harbors:
- the LOC124156631 gene encoding piggyBac transposable element-derived protein 3-like has product MNHRMRKSLILEHDTDSEQQCSDVELSEKRSDHVYVGKDGVTKWNTRVPRPNVRTSRSNIVTQRSGLIGNKNGFRTPIDCFRAMFDERMIERIVSCTNIQIQKVAKNYSRERAASKTGMEEIECLIGILLFAGANKSGRQNLLDLWDRSGLGVELCYSSMSHHRFLFLLRCLRFDDLNTRMERIKADKLAPIRDIFQIFVGNIQQHYRIELFATVDEQLVPFRGRCSFRQYLPSKPAKYGIKIFALVDSSVFYTLNLEIYAGRQPEGPFFVDNCPKEVVKRMVSPIIGSGRNITVDNWFTSIPLAEEMISNNLTLVGTVRKKKRELPPDKVNVRERERRT; this is encoded by the coding sequence atgaatcatcGGATGAGGAAGTCATTGATTCTGGAGCATGACACTGATAGTGAACAACAGTGCAGTGACGTTGAACTTTCAGAAAAGAGAAGTGACCATGTGTATGTTGGTAAGGATGGGGTAACTAAATGGAATACGCGGGTACCAAGACCAAATGTCAGAACATCAAGAAGTAACATTGTTACTCAGAGGAGTGGGCTTATTGGCAACAAAAATGGGTTCAGAACTCCAATAGACTGTTTTCGTGCAATGTTTGATGAACGAATGATAGAGCGTATTGTAAGTTGCACCAATATACAGATACAAAAAGTAGCTAAAAATTATTCTCGTGAAAGAGCTGCTAGCAAAACAGGCATGGAAGAAATTGAATGCCTGATTGGTATTTTACTTTTCGCCGGGGCAAATAAATCTGGGAGACAGAATTTATTGGATTTGTGGGATCGCAGTGGACTAGGGGTGGAACTATGCTATTCTTCAATGAGCCATCACAGATTTCTCTTTCTCCTTCGGTGTCTTCGTTTTGACGACCTCAATACTAGAATGGAGAGAATAAAGGCAGACAAATTAGCACCAATTAGGGATATATTTCAGATATTTGTTGGTAATATACAACAGCATTACAGAATTGAACTATTTGCCACAGTTGATGAGCAATTGGTTCCTTTTCGGGGAAGGTGTTCATTTAGACAATATTTACCCTCCAAGCCCGCAAAATacggcatcaaaatttttgccctGGTAGATTCGAGTGTATTCTACACTTTGAACTTAGAGATTTACGCAGGACGGCAGCCAGAGGGTCCGTTTTTTGTCGATAACTGTCCGAAAGAGGTGGTAAAGCGAATGGTTTCTCCTATAATCGGAAGTGGGAGAAACATCACAGTAGATAATTGGTTCACTAGTATTCCGTTAGCAGAGGAAATgataagcaataatttgacgctTGTGGGAACAGTGCGCAAGAAAAAAAGGGAATTACCACCAGATAAAGTGaatgtaagagagagagagagaagaacaTAG